One window of Candidatus Nitrospira kreftii genomic DNA carries:
- a CDS encoding hypothetical protein (conserved exported protein of unknown function) — MSRSSIMVIAAILAVVGITPAPRIAAEPTSSADKVVKEAQETVEATREYTAQQKEIFQRKAQEELVAIQEQILGLRGKIAKASESTRGDLQKSLNELEKKKDGVKEKLDELKSTGDAKWHELREGMHAALNELKYSYRKLLSHLP, encoded by the coding sequence ATGAGTCGAAGTTCGATCATGGTAATCGCCGCAATTTTAGCCGTCGTGGGAATAACACCTGCACCAAGAATAGCAGCTGAACCCACCTCGAGCGCCGACAAGGTTGTGAAGGAAGCTCAGGAAACGGTTGAGGCAACCAGGGAATATACGGCTCAGCAGAAGGAGATCTTTCAGCGGAAGGCACAAGAGGAATTGGTGGCTATTCAGGAGCAAATTCTCGGGTTGCGGGGGAAGATTGCAAAGGCCTCGGAGTCCACACGGGGAGATCTTCAGAAGTCGCTCAATGAGCTGGAAAAAAAGAAAGACGGTGTTAAAGAGAAATTAGATGAATTGAAAAGCACCGGGGACGCCAAGTGGCACGAGCTACGAGAAGGGATGCATGCTGCCCTGAACGAACTTAAGTATTCGTACCGGAAACTGCTTTCTCATTTGCCGTAA
- a CDS encoding Cupin: MNVATLADFQQFSSEKMKKNNIFQTDRFFCDIYCFEPGQEQKSHVHGHQDKMYIVLEGQGTFQVGLEQRVLLTGQGTMAPAGEEHGVKNHTNERLKVLVFVAPNRS; this comes from the coding sequence ATGAATGTTGCCACGCTTGCCGACTTTCAACAGTTCAGCAGTGAGAAAATGAAAAAGAACAACATCTTCCAAACGGATCGATTCTTCTGTGATATCTACTGTTTTGAGCCAGGCCAAGAACAAAAAAGTCACGTACATGGTCATCAAGACAAAATGTATATAGTCTTAGAGGGCCAAGGAACGTTTCAGGTCGGCCTCGAACAACGAGTACTTCTTACAGGGCAGGGCACCATGGCTCCAGCCGGAGAAGAGCACGGCGTGAAAAACCATACAAACGAGCGGCTCAAGGTGTTGGTATTTGTAGCTCCTAACCGATCCTGA
- a CDS encoding hypothetical protein (conserved protein of unknown function) — protein sequence MAPEIQSATTSIERLEQSLIQKIETGEIELPLLPRAAGQVMALASDPAADAAKLSALIHQDQALAAHVLRIANSPAYMPRTPVVSLQHAVAMLGITLLSEIAFTASLKSGVFKAPGHEDDVKRLWRHSLASGAFAKEVARMRRVNVESAYLCGLLHEIGKPVVLQTATTLAEAQRLTLEKAILYGWIDGYHSRVGTLIAEKWGLPKQVATAIQYYDDYDHAESFRQECLLTCTSDRLASHVLAPEDLPEESLRTQPAFAELNLYPNDIDQLLTTKDQVLAVVNALNL from the coding sequence ATGGCACCGGAAATACAATCGGCAACCACCTCAATTGAGCGGCTGGAACAGTCATTAATTCAAAAAATTGAGACCGGTGAGATTGAGCTCCCCCTACTTCCGCGAGCAGCCGGTCAGGTGATGGCCTTGGCATCAGATCCAGCCGCCGATGCGGCAAAGCTCTCAGCATTGATTCACCAAGACCAAGCACTCGCTGCACATGTTCTACGAATCGCCAACTCCCCGGCTTACATGCCACGCACCCCCGTTGTCTCTCTCCAACATGCGGTGGCCATGCTGGGTATTACCTTGCTGTCAGAGATTGCCTTTACGGCATCGCTCAAATCAGGCGTGTTTAAGGCACCAGGACATGAAGATGATGTGAAGCGTCTGTGGCGTCACTCTCTGGCGAGCGGGGCTTTTGCCAAAGAAGTTGCCCGCATGAGGCGTGTCAACGTCGAAAGCGCGTATCTCTGTGGGCTGCTGCACGAAATCGGGAAACCGGTCGTTTTGCAAACAGCAACGACACTCGCAGAGGCGCAGCGTCTCACCCTTGAGAAAGCGATCCTATACGGCTGGATCGATGGGTATCATTCTCGTGTCGGCACCCTCATTGCTGAGAAATGGGGCCTGCCCAAACAAGTTGCAACGGCCATTCAATACTACGACGATTACGATCATGCCGAATCATTCCGTCAGGAGTGCTTACTCACGTGCACCTCCGATAGACTCGCAAGTCATGTGCTGGCACCAGAGGACCTGCCGGAGGAGTCACTTCGTACGCAACCGGCCTTTGCGGAATTAAACCTGTATCCTAACGACATTGACCAGCTATTAACCACGAAAGACCAGGTATTGGCGGTGGTGAATGCGTTAAATCTATGA